The Candidatus Hydrogenedentota bacterium DNA segment CCAACGCCGCCGAAGCCGCCGCTTCTGGTAAAGACTTGGCCCCATTGAATATCGAGTTGCCGCAGCCCTACTTCGGTGGAACTCCGCTCGATTATTTCAGCCCGAACCTGGAAGAGAAGAGCTTCAAGCCCCGCGACCCGTTCATGGCCCCGAAAGATGCCACGAACCTCTCCAAGGGCAAGAAAGTGACCAGCAGCGACACAAACCCCAAGCTTGGCAAACTTACCTTTGTCACCGACGGCGAGAAGGGGTATCAGAACGACTACCTGCTTGAGCTCGGCACGGGCGTGCAGTGGGTACAAATCGATCTTGAAAAGACTGCCGAAATTTATGCCGTTCTTGTATGGCACTTCCATGCCGCCGACCGCGTGTACTTCGACGTGGTGGTGCAAGTCTCCGACGACCCCGAATTCACCAAGGGCGTTACGACCATCTACAACAACGACATCGACAATTCCGCCGGTCTTGGCGTCGGCAAAGATAAGGAATACATCGAGACGTACGAAGGCCGTCTGATCGACGCCAAAGGCGCGAAGGGCCGCTATGTCCGCCTGTATTCGAAGGGCAACACCACCGACGACACCAACCACTACACCGAAGTGGAAGTGTACGGAAAGTAAAGCCGACATCTGAATGGAAACAAAGGAATCGCGGCGAATCCCAAACTGGATAGTCCGAATCCTTATCCTACTCGCGGTAGTCGGGGCCTTGGCGCTCCGGCTACCGCGTCTTGATTTACGGCCGCTTCACGGCGATGAAGCCAACCAGGGCATCAAGACCAGCATTTTGCTCGAAGAGGGCAAATATACCTACGACCCCATCGACCACCACGGCCCCACGCTCTACTATCTGGCGTTACCGCTGGCCTGGGCGAGGGGCCAATTCGACCGCCAAAGCCTGACCGAGACCACACTGCGCCTCGAACCTGTGCTGGCAGGCACATGCCTTGTCGCCCTGGTATTTCTTCTGCGCGGCGCCCTTGGAACATGGGCGACTCTCTGGGCCGCTCTGTTCACGGCCGTATCACCGGCACTCGTCTTCTACAGCCGTTTCTATATCCAGGAAACACTGCTCGTCCTGTTCACGTTCACGACACTTGCGGCCGTGTGGCGCTACACGCGAAGCCACGCCGCTCGATGGCTTATCGTGGCGGGCGCGAGCGCGGGACTCATGCATGCCACGAAAGAAACGTGTGTACTTGCTTTCGCGTCGATGGCCGGAGCAGCGGTCCTAACGTTCACGTGGGTCCGCCTGCGCGACGGGCGATTCCTCTCCCTTCGGCCACATCTTCGCCCCCTGCCCATCGCAGCCGCGGTTGCCGCTGCAATTGTTCTGTCAGTCGTCTTCTATTCCTCTTTCTTCACGAATGGACGCGGGGTGCTCGACAGTATTCTCACCTACGCCAATTACGCGCATAAAGCTGACGGCAGCCATATCCACGACAAGCCGTGGTATTACTACCTAAGGTTGCTCATTCTCACTCATAACGGAGCCGGACCTTGGTGGAGCGAGGCTCTAATCGTAGGTTTAGCCGGGTGCGGGGCTGTCTTTGGACTGTGCCAGAAGAACGGCAATCGCCTGATTCAGTTTCTCGCGTTCTACACCCTGCTACTAACCGCGGCCTATTCAATCATCGCCTATAAGACACCCTGGTGTGCCATCAATTTCCTGCAACCCATGGCACTTCTGGCGGGCTTTGGCGCAGTCAACCTCATCGTCGCCGTACGCCCTCTCATACCCACAGGGGTGACCATCGCGCTGCTTCTGGCAGGCGTGTGTCACCTCGGCCTTCAAACCTATCGCGCCAACTTCGAGTACTTCGCCGACCCGCGCAACCCCTACGTGTACGCGCATACCTCGACCGCGCTCGTAAAGATGACGGATCGCGTGGAAGATATCGCCAAGATCAGCCCCGAGGGCCGCGGACTATTCATCCGCGTAATCGCGCCCGATGGCGACTATTGGCCCTTGCCGTGGTATCTGCGCCGATTCTCGAAAGTGGGCTATTGGCCGAACATACCTGAGGACTGCGACGCCGCGCTCATCATCGCGCCCTCGACGCTCTACCCCCAAATCGCGCCGCATTTGCGCGATGAATACCAAACTCAAACCTACACCCTTCGCCCGGGAGTGTTCCGCTTGCTCTTCGTACGGAAAGACCTCTGGGATGAGTTCATGAAGACGCGCGTCTGAAGTCAATCCTATCCGGTAACGTTACCGGTACAGTCCCCTGACATCCTTCAGACGTATGCTCACGGCTTCCGCAACCATTCGCGCCGAATCCGTTATCGGATTCACCGTGGTCTTCTTGCTGTTGCGCCAGCGGACGGGAACCTGGACCACACGCATACCATGTTTGGCCGCGATGTACAACAACTCCACGTCAAAACCAAACCCCTCAATGGTCTGACGAGTAAACACGATCTCGCAGGCCGCGGCGCTGAAACCCTTGAATCCACACTGCGTGTCGCGGAAATGAGTAAGTCCCAGTGCCCGCAGAATAACGTTGAATATGCGGCCCATGTTCTCGCGATACCACGCTTGATGCGACTGCACTTCGGATCCGGGCATCGCGCGCGACCCGATGACAATGTCCGCTCCTGACTTAAACTGAGGCCATAACTTCTCAACTTCCTCTATGGGCGTGGATGCGTCCGCATCGTAGAATACGCGATACGCTCCCCGGGCTAAACGCATTCCGGCACGTACCGCATGCCCCTTGCCTCGATTGGGCGAATAGGTCTCAAGCTTCACCCACGGAAAGTCCTCTCGAACAATATCGGACGTCCGGTCGGTGCTTCCGTCATCAACCACAATCACTTCCCAGTCGTACGCCTGCGCAGTCACGTATTCATGGATGTGTGCCAGCGTCTCCCCTATACGCTGTTCCTCGTTATAAGCAGGAATAACCAACGAAAAATACAAAACCTATACCCCCTGCCGGACTTGTCTTGACCGGTATGACGAATCGGAAGGCGAATGGAACGGGGAAGGCGAAGAAACGCCTTCCCCGCGCGTACCTTAGCCGAGTGGTTTCAACCAAACATTGCGGAAACGTACTGCATTGCCGTGGTTCTGAAAATAGAGCGGCCCCGTGGCTGCCTCTTGATCGGACACGCCGCCGGGTGTCGCGCTGTTCAACTCCAAGTTCTCGTGAATGGTTATCCCATTCTGCACCACGGTAATCGTGGCGTTCTTCGTCTTCTTGCCTTCGGCATCGAACTGCGGCGCGTTGAAAGTAATGTCATACGTCTGCCATGTGAGCGGAGGCAGACAGGCGCTCACTTTGGGAACCGCCTGCTTATAGATACCGCCGCAC contains these protein-coding regions:
- a CDS encoding TIGR03663 family protein, with the translated sequence METKESRRIPNWIVRILILLAVVGALALRLPRLDLRPLHGDEANQGIKTSILLEEGKYTYDPIDHHGPTLYYLALPLAWARGQFDRQSLTETTLRLEPVLAGTCLVALVFLLRGALGTWATLWAALFTAVSPALVFYSRFYIQETLLVLFTFTTLAAVWRYTRSHAARWLIVAGASAGLMHATKETCVLAFASMAGAAVLTFTWVRLRDGRFLSLRPHLRPLPIAAAVAAAIVLSVVFYSSFFTNGRGVLDSILTYANYAHKADGSHIHDKPWYYYLRLLILTHNGAGPWWSEALIVGLAGCGAVFGLCQKNGNRLIQFLAFYTLLLTAAYSIIAYKTPWCAINFLQPMALLAGFGAVNLIVAVRPLIPTGVTIALLLAGVCHLGLQTYRANFEYFADPRNPYVYAHTSTALVKMTDRVEDIAKISPEGRGLFIRVIAPDGDYWPLPWYLRRFSKVGYWPNIPEDCDAALIIAPSTLYPQIAPHLRDEYQTQTYTLRPGVFRLLFVRKDLWDEFMKTRV
- a CDS encoding glycosyltransferase family 2 protein produces the protein MYFSLVIPAYNEEQRIGETLAHIHEYVTAQAYDWEVIVVDDGSTDRTSDIVREDFPWVKLETYSPNRGKGHAVRAGMRLARGAYRVFYDADASTPIEEVEKLWPQFKSGADIVIGSRAMPGSEVQSHQAWYRENMGRIFNVILRALGLTHFRDTQCGFKGFSAAACEIVFTRQTIEGFGFDVELLYIAAKHGMRVVQVPVRWRNSKKTTVNPITDSARMVAEAVSIRLKDVRGLYR